One Nostoc sp. UHCC 0302 DNA window includes the following coding sequences:
- the clpB gene encoding ATP-dependent chaperone ClpB, which translates to MQPTNPNQFTDKAWEAIAHTPDLVKQYGQQQIESEHLLKALLEQDGLSSSILTKAGVNLQKLRDRTEQFLQRQPKVSGTSSSVYLGRSLDTLLDRADGYRKEFQDEYISIEHLLLAYAKDDRLGKGLFQEFGLDESKLKNIIKQIRGSQKVTDQNPEGKYEALEKYGRDLTEAARQGQLDPVIGRDDEIRRTIQILSRRTKNNPVLIGEPGVGKTAIAEGLAQRIIKGDVPKSLENRKLIALDMGALIAGAKFRGEFEERLKAVLKEVTESRGNIVLFIDEIHTVVGAGATQGAMDAGNLLKPMLARGELRCIGATTLDEYRKYIEKDAALERRFQQVYVDQPSVEDTISILRGLRERYENHHGVKISDSALVAAATLSDRYISDRFLPDKAIDLVDEAAARLKMEITSKPEELDEIDRKILQLQMERLSLQKESDAASRERLERIEKEIADLQEDQRTLNAQWQSEKDIIDKIQAVKKEIERVNLEIEQAERDYDLNRAAELKYGKLTDLHRRLEAAETELANAQRSGKSLLREEVTEGDIAEIISKWTGIPISKLVESEKEKLLHLEDELHRRVIGQEEAVTAVADAIQRSRAGLADPNRPIASFVFLGPTGVGKTELAKALAAYMFDTEDALVRIDMSEYMEKHAVSRLIGAPPGYVGYEEGGQLTEAIRRRPYSVILFDEIEKAHPDVFNIFLQILDDGRVTDAQGHKVDFKNAIIIMTSNIGSQYILDIAGDNAQYDEMRRRVMEAMRNSFRPEFLNRIDEIIIFHALDKKELRQIVLLQVERLRQRLSDRKISLRLSDIALDFLAEVGYDPVFGARPLKRAIQRELETQIAKAILRGEFNDGDTIFVDVQNERLSFSRLPVEVFSS; encoded by the coding sequence ATGCAACCAACTAATCCTAATCAATTTACAGATAAAGCCTGGGAAGCGATCGCCCATACACCGGATCTCGTTAAACAATATGGACAGCAGCAGATAGAAAGTGAACATCTGCTGAAAGCGCTGTTAGAACAAGATGGACTCAGCAGCAGTATTTTAACTAAAGCGGGCGTTAACCTGCAAAAACTGCGCGATCGCACCGAACAATTTCTGCAACGTCAGCCCAAAGTATCAGGTACCAGTAGTTCTGTATACTTGGGACGAAGCTTGGATACACTTTTAGATCGGGCTGATGGGTATCGCAAAGAGTTTCAAGACGAATATATTTCTATTGAACACTTATTGCTGGCTTATGCCAAAGATGACCGCCTTGGCAAAGGTTTATTCCAAGAATTTGGTTTAGACGAAAGCAAGCTAAAAAATATTATTAAACAAATTCGTGGGAGCCAGAAAGTGACCGACCAAAATCCAGAAGGCAAATACGAAGCACTGGAAAAATATGGGCGCGACCTCACAGAAGCAGCCCGTCAAGGTCAACTTGATCCAGTGATTGGACGTGATGATGAGATTCGCCGCACTATCCAAATTTTGTCACGCCGCACGAAGAATAACCCAGTGTTAATTGGTGAACCAGGTGTTGGTAAAACTGCGATCGCTGAAGGTCTAGCGCAGCGAATTATCAAGGGTGATGTACCCAAATCCCTCGAAAACCGCAAACTAATCGCCCTAGATATGGGTGCTTTGATTGCAGGGGCAAAATTCCGGGGTGAATTTGAAGAACGCCTCAAAGCAGTATTAAAAGAAGTTACCGAATCTCGCGGTAATATTGTTTTATTTATTGATGAAATTCACACCGTTGTCGGCGCTGGTGCAACTCAAGGCGCGATGGACGCTGGTAACTTATTAAAACCAATGTTGGCACGAGGTGAATTGCGCTGTATCGGGGCAACAACTCTCGATGAATACCGCAAATATATCGAAAAAGATGCGGCTCTCGAAAGACGCTTCCAGCAAGTTTATGTAGATCAGCCCAGTGTGGAAGATACTATTTCGATTTTGCGTGGGTTGAGAGAACGCTATGAAAACCATCACGGTGTGAAGATTTCTGATAGTGCTTTAGTTGCAGCCGCTACATTGTCGGATCGATATATTAGCGATCGCTTCTTACCAGATAAAGCGATCGACTTGGTAGATGAAGCCGCCGCTAGGCTGAAAATGGAGATTACCTCCAAGCCAGAAGAACTTGACGAAATTGACCGCAAGATTCTGCAATTGCAAATGGAGAGGTTGTCTCTGCAAAAAGAAAGTGATGCAGCTTCTCGCGAACGTCTAGAAAGAATAGAAAAAGAAATTGCTGATCTCCAAGAAGATCAAAGAACGCTAAACGCTCAATGGCAGTCTGAAAAAGATATCATTGACAAAATTCAGGCTGTTAAAAAAGAGATTGAACGCGTTAACTTGGAGATTGAGCAAGCAGAACGCGACTACGACCTCAATCGAGCTGCGGAGTTGAAATACGGCAAATTAACCGATTTGCATCGTCGATTAGAAGCAGCAGAAACTGAATTGGCAAATGCCCAAAGAAGTGGGAAATCACTGTTGCGGGAGGAAGTCACTGAAGGTGATATTGCCGAAATTATTTCTAAGTGGACAGGGATTCCGATTAGCAAGTTAGTGGAATCAGAGAAAGAGAAACTGCTGCACTTAGAAGATGAACTACACCGTCGGGTAATTGGACAAGAAGAAGCAGTCACAGCTGTAGCGGATGCAATTCAGCGATCGCGTGCTGGATTAGCTGATCCTAATCGTCCCATTGCTAGCTTTGTTTTCCTTGGCCCTACGGGTGTCGGTAAAACCGAATTAGCGAAAGCACTTGCGGCGTATATGTTCGACACCGAAGACGCGTTGGTGCGGATTGATATGTCGGAGTATATGGAAAAACACGCTGTTTCTCGTTTAATTGGTGCGCCTCCCGGATATGTAGGTTACGAAGAAGGCGGACAACTAACGGAAGCGATTCGGCGTCGTCCTTACTCGGTAATTCTCTTCGACGAAATTGAGAAAGCACACCCGGATGTATTCAACATCTTCTTGCAAATTCTTGATGATGGTCGCGTCACTGATGCCCAAGGTCATAAGGTGGACTTTAAGAACGCTATTATCATCATGACCAGCAACATCGGTTCTCAGTACATTCTCGATATAGCTGGGGATAACGCACAATACGACGAAATGCGCCGTCGGGTAATGGAAGCGATGCGAAATAGCTTCCGTCCAGAATTCCTGAACCGGATTGACGAAATTATCATCTTCCATGCTTTGGATAAGAAGGAATTACGGCAAATTGTGCTGTTGCAAGTTGAGAGACTGCGGCAAAGACTTAGCGATCGCAAAATTTCTCTCAGACTCTCAGATATTGCTCTTGACTTTTTAGCTGAAGTAGGATATGATCCTGTATTTGGGGCGCGTCCATTGAAGCGGGCAATTCAGCGGGAGTTGGAAACACAGATTGCGAAAGCCATTTTGCGCGGCGAATTTAATGATGGTGATACCATCTTTGTCGATGTGCAGAATGAACGTCTTTCTTTTAGCCGTTTGCCTGTTGAGGTGTTTAGCAGTTAA
- a CDS encoding DUF2817 domain-containing protein — protein MSYATAYSPNYATARYRFRTSAQALGCRLEAYPINQTGPDGEDLTIDVAILGDPNPQQVVVVSSGLHGVEGFFGSAVQCALLEDRLLGWGSVQGAALVLLHALNPYGFAWRRRWNENNIDLNRNFLLPDEEYTGSPEKYSDFNAFFNPTSPPSSFEPFLVKAIATILRYGFTTLKNTLPVGQYDFPQGLFFGGNSQSQTYRILAANLPRWLGNATDVVHIDFHTGLGKKATYKLFIDNLPDSETVKWAIENFGSDVVETYQPGGNAYIIRGGLGTWCQAMFPQCKYKFFTAEFGTYPVIEVVEALRAENRAHFFSPPDHPSRERTRQRLVEIFAPADQVWRHTVVSQGLDLVEQAIEVCFPAQGL, from the coding sequence GTGTCCTACGCCACCGCCTACAGTCCGAATTATGCTACAGCGCGATATCGCTTCCGTACCTCGGCGCAGGCGCTGGGATGTCGCTTGGAAGCATACCCAATTAATCAAACTGGCCCAGATGGCGAAGACCTCACCATTGATGTAGCGATTCTGGGAGACCCTAATCCTCAGCAAGTTGTAGTTGTTTCCAGTGGACTGCATGGCGTGGAAGGATTCTTTGGTTCTGCCGTCCAGTGTGCCTTGCTAGAGGATCGTCTTCTTGGTTGGGGTTCGGTTCAGGGGGCAGCTTTGGTGCTATTACACGCTTTAAACCCCTATGGATTTGCGTGGCGACGGCGGTGGAATGAAAATAACATTGACCTTAATCGCAACTTTCTGCTACCGGATGAAGAGTACACAGGTAGTCCAGAAAAGTACAGTGATTTCAATGCCTTTTTTAACCCGACTTCACCACCATCGAGTTTTGAGCCTTTTCTCGTTAAAGCGATCGCCACCATTCTCCGCTACGGTTTTACTACCTTGAAGAATACCCTACCCGTAGGACAATACGACTTTCCTCAAGGCCTATTCTTTGGTGGAAATAGCCAATCTCAGACTTATCGAATCTTGGCAGCGAATCTCCCTCGGTGGTTAGGGAATGCTACAGACGTTGTACACATTGACTTCCACACTGGATTGGGTAAAAAGGCAACATATAAACTTTTCATTGACAATTTACCAGATTCAGAGACTGTCAAGTGGGCGATTGAGAACTTTGGCTCTGATGTAGTGGAAACTTATCAGCCGGGGGGCAATGCTTACATAATTCGCGGTGGTTTAGGAACTTGGTGTCAAGCAATGTTTCCTCAATGCAAATACAAATTTTTCACAGCAGAGTTTGGCACATACCCTGTTATTGAGGTAGTTGAAGCATTGCGGGCAGAGAACCGCGCTCACTTCTTTTCACCGCCAGATCACCCATCTAGAGAGCGGACACGCCAGCGACTAGTGGAGATATTTGCACCAGCGGATCAAGTTTGGCGTCATACTGTGGTTTCCCAAGGACTGGATTTAGTAGAACAGGCAATTGAAGTCTGTTTTCCAGCCCAAGGACTGTAA
- the gloB gene encoding hydroxyacylglutathione hydrolase produces the protein MQIIRLEALSDNYIFLLHDHKQNIAAVVDPAEAKPVLKKLSELKAELVAIFNTHHHNDHVGGNKQLIQQFPEVTVYGGAEDRGRIPGQQVFLEQGDRVEFADRTAEIVFVPGHTRAHIAYYFPPERSGETGDLFCGDTLFAGGCGRLFEGTPTQMVESLSKLRSLPDDTRIWCAHEYTLKNLQFALTVDGNNTDLQRRFDEVKAYRSRGEATVPSLLGVEKLTNPFLRWEQPSLQSAVKSSDPVQTFARIRGMKDQF, from the coding sequence ATGCAGATAATCCGTCTTGAAGCACTATCGGACAATTACATATTCTTACTGCACGACCATAAACAAAATATTGCCGCAGTTGTTGATCCAGCAGAGGCTAAACCAGTATTAAAAAAACTGTCAGAACTCAAGGCTGAGTTAGTAGCAATTTTCAATACACACCATCATAACGATCATGTAGGTGGCAATAAGCAGTTAATACAACAATTCCCTGAAGTGACAGTTTATGGGGGAGCTGAAGATCGTGGGAGAATTCCAGGACAGCAGGTGTTTCTGGAACAAGGCGATCGCGTCGAGTTTGCAGACCGCACAGCTGAAATCGTCTTTGTTCCTGGGCATACCCGCGCTCATATCGCTTACTACTTTCCCCCGGAAAGAAGTGGTGAGACAGGTGATTTATTTTGTGGTGATACCCTATTTGCTGGCGGTTGCGGTCGTTTATTTGAAGGGACACCGACGCAAATGGTGGAATCTTTGAGCAAACTGCGATCGCTACCCGATGATACACGGATCTGGTGCGCTCACGAATACACTTTAAAAAATTTGCAATTTGCTCTTACCGTAGACGGCAACAACACCGATTTACAAAGGCGCTTCGATGAAGTAAAGGCGTACCGTAGTCGAGGAGAAGCTACTGTTCCTTCGTTGCTAGGAGTAGAGAAGCTTACCAATCCCTTTTTACGTTGGGAACAACCATCATTACAGTCAGCTGTCAAAAGTAGCGATCCGGTGCAAACCTTTGCTCGTATTCGGGGAATGAAAGACCAATTTTAG
- a CDS encoding putative nucleotide-diphospho-sugar transferase, with protein MVQKTRGFITILTGLYSFQDCVHFLAAIRKFHQEPIIILIDSVPKLLYPLLKAFKNVTLKPAPANENTVLASRQAKLALYAASDFEKTIYLDSDICLLSNINDVFEYLDEYDFLLTEDVQPFISKATNLLRGNQQDLLPNVLPILQSVGLPLQEDSVQYNGGFIAFRKTEITQNFFDEFQQNFEIVKNNQDKLLLKDQGAFASAIASVHPKMKILPPTYNYLSKWQDAYNIQEKIKVLHCTYPYRPQYAKNVTRSLYTRIFDRFAKVFLPNQVTNPWRTK; from the coding sequence ATGGTACAAAAGACTAGAGGATTTATCACCATTTTAACTGGACTTTACTCTTTTCAAGATTGCGTTCATTTTTTAGCAGCCATCAGGAAATTTCATCAAGAACCAATCATTATTTTAATAGATAGCGTTCCTAAGCTTCTTTATCCTTTACTCAAGGCTTTCAAAAATGTAACTTTAAAACCAGCCCCTGCAAATGAAAATACTGTTTTAGCATCAAGGCAAGCAAAACTAGCTCTATATGCAGCTTCTGATTTTGAGAAAACGATTTATCTAGATTCAGATATTTGCTTACTTTCTAATATAAATGATGTGTTTGAGTATTTAGATGAATATGATTTTTTGTTAACAGAAGATGTGCAACCATTTATCTCTAAAGCCACAAATTTATTGCGAGGTAACCAACAAGACCTTTTACCCAATGTTTTGCCAATTCTACAATCGGTGGGTCTACCACTACAAGAAGATAGTGTGCAGTATAATGGCGGTTTTATCGCTTTTCGTAAAACGGAAATAACACAGAATTTTTTTGACGAATTTCAACAAAATTTCGAGATTGTTAAAAATAATCAAGATAAATTGCTTTTAAAAGACCAAGGGGCTTTTGCGTCAGCGATCGCATCTGTACACCCAAAAATGAAAATACTACCACCTACATATAACTATCTTAGTAAGTGGCAGGACGCTTACAATATCCAAGAGAAAATTAAAGTACTTCATTGTACGTATCCTTACAGGCCTCAATATGCTAAAAATGTTACGCGTTCTTTGTATACTAGAATATTTGACAGATTCGCTAAAGTATTTTTACCGAATCAAGTTACAAATCCTTGGCGAACCAAATAA
- a CDS encoding glycosyltransferase family 4 protein — protein sequence MKNFSKVSLLVSDLSSAAILRAYLIGTSLKSLGIDVEIIGFLFGKNLYRNLPPDLNVYDFPGKDFPAFLGEIRKILPKINGDIIYAIKPQTTSFGVALLKKLYSKKPVILDIDDWELSWYGGDDWHYHPTPKQLYRELLKANGALRNPHHPLYVKWMEGWVSWANAVTVHTKFLQQRFGGILVPNGKDTSLFDPIQYDSESSRNRYGLSEYRILMFPGAPRPYKGLEDVLIALDKINQPDLKLVIVGGSPYDDYDEQLQQQWGRWIIKLPKYPADVIPDLIAAAHIVVVPQRDTLETRAQFPLKLTDGMAMAKPVLSTRVGDIPEILGDTGYLVEPACPEQIAEQIQFIFQDLESANQKGIKARERCIKHYSTEAMASTLKSIIARL from the coding sequence GTGAAAAACTTTTCTAAAGTATCACTGTTAGTTTCTGACTTATCAAGTGCAGCGATTCTACGTGCATACTTGATAGGAACATCTCTAAAAAGCTTAGGAATAGATGTGGAAATTATCGGATTTTTATTTGGTAAAAATCTATATCGAAATTTGCCACCAGATTTAAATGTATATGATTTTCCTGGTAAAGATTTCCCGGCTTTTCTTGGAGAAATTCGCAAAATTTTACCAAAAATTAACGGAGATATAATTTATGCAATTAAACCACAAACAACAAGTTTCGGAGTAGCACTCTTAAAGAAGCTATATAGTAAAAAACCAGTAATTTTAGATATAGATGATTGGGAACTTAGCTGGTATGGTGGCGATGATTGGCATTATCATCCTACACCCAAACAATTATATAGAGAATTATTAAAAGCAAATGGCGCGCTAAGGAATCCTCATCATCCTTTGTACGTCAAATGGATGGAAGGTTGGGTAAGTTGGGCTAACGCCGTGACAGTGCATACTAAATTTTTACAGCAGCGTTTTGGCGGTATATTGGTTCCCAACGGCAAAGATACCTCCTTGTTTGACCCCATTCAATACGATTCTGAGTCTAGTAGAAATCGCTATGGTTTATCTGAATATCGAATTTTAATGTTTCCTGGTGCGCCAAGACCTTATAAAGGTTTAGAAGATGTTCTCATAGCACTGGATAAAATTAATCAACCAGACTTAAAACTGGTGATTGTAGGGGGCAGTCCTTATGATGATTATGATGAACAACTTCAGCAACAGTGGGGACGCTGGATTATCAAATTACCAAAGTACCCAGCCGATGTCATCCCTGATTTAATAGCAGCAGCTCACATCGTTGTTGTTCCTCAGCGAGATACTCTAGAAACTCGCGCACAATTTCCTTTAAAGTTGACAGACGGCATGGCAATGGCTAAACCTGTATTATCAACACGTGTTGGAGATATTCCAGAAATTTTAGGTGATACTGGTTATTTAGTTGAGCCTGCTTGCCCTGAACAAATTGCTGAACAAATTCAATTTATATTCCAGGATTTAGAGTCAGCAAACCAGAAAGGAATTAAAGCAAGAGAAAGATGTATCAAACACTATAGTACAGAGGCAATGGCTTCTACGCTCAAGTCGATAATTGCTAGGTTATAA
- a CDS encoding ABC transporter ATP-binding protein has translation MSTRKLLVRFAKPYPALILLTILLGFSGALFNGVSTALIVPVVLKIVGQEVDLSNAPPILKTIMSPFDNIPNNYRIGVMSGAIILTILLKNLATYASSLASSSLTRKLTADMREAGLKLLLEIDIDYYAKTKVGDLINRLGGEIGRAASAVGSTVKIVILGITILVFVGLLLSISWQLTVAATLLLSLVTLVNQYAISRSRNFGKQLSEMSKAYSISVLETLNGIRLVKSTGNEEKEYQRIKKLIRAREKADFESQVNSEVIAPLSEVMGITALLLIVFLSKTFFADQVASFSAVLLTYLLVLLRLLPLISQLNTIRSNFASTASSVDTVNEFLSLDHKPFMGNGKLPYTKLQKEIHFNSLSFAYPSHEKLVLKDVDLYLPRGTTLALVGGSGAGKSTLADLLPRFYDPISGSITIDGIDLREFDIISLRKRMGIVSQDTFLFNDSVRNNIAYGRSQATEDEIITAAKQANAYEFISKLPQEFNTLIGDRGVMLSGGQRQRLAIARALLQNPDILILDEATSALDTVSERLVQTALDNLSRDRTTLVIAHRLSTVQKADQIAVLDQGRVVEIGTHEELLQKGGYYSRLYSMQFSDRPNKNSTEVKILKAIRLYSKKFADSPEAVTKRNQSLLRISHEIRTQLNSMIGFLRLLLDDLVDNSQERQELIEESYKSAWRILNTIDVFDDVVNQQIKGKFLSISEQNQNFASSNYETFNHISVEFRTCLNPILSSLRSLADNLIHEIPKQNQIIKENYEYGIYLLDNLEKFENNILS, from the coding sequence ATGTCTACCAGGAAGTTACTAGTAAGATTTGCCAAACCCTATCCAGCTTTAATTCTACTGACGATATTGTTAGGATTTTCTGGAGCTTTATTTAATGGAGTTAGCACTGCTCTCATCGTGCCAGTAGTTTTAAAAATTGTGGGGCAAGAAGTAGATTTAAGCAATGCTCCTCCAATTCTCAAAACGATTATGTCTCCGTTTGATAATATTCCAAACAATTACCGTATAGGGGTAATGTCTGGAGCAATTATATTAACAATTTTATTAAAAAATTTAGCTACTTATGCCAGCTCATTAGCATCAAGCTCTTTAACGCGGAAGCTGACAGCAGATATGCGGGAAGCGGGATTAAAACTATTACTAGAAATTGATATAGATTATTATGCCAAAACAAAGGTGGGTGATTTAATTAACCGCCTTGGTGGAGAAATTGGACGTGCTGCAAGTGCTGTAGGCAGTACAGTCAAGATAGTTATACTGGGGATTACAATTTTAGTTTTTGTCGGGTTATTACTGTCAATTTCTTGGCAGTTAACAGTTGCTGCTACGCTTTTACTTTCATTAGTGACTTTAGTCAATCAGTATGCAATTTCCCGTTCGAGAAATTTTGGTAAGCAACTCAGTGAAATGTCTAAAGCATATTCTATTTCTGTATTAGAAACCCTAAACGGGATTCGATTGGTTAAATCAACAGGAAATGAAGAAAAAGAATATCAGCGGATTAAAAAACTAATTCGCGCTCGCGAAAAAGCAGATTTTGAATCTCAAGTAAATTCCGAAGTGATCGCACCTTTGAGTGAGGTTATGGGAATTACAGCTTTACTGCTAATAGTATTTTTAAGTAAAACTTTCTTTGCTGACCAAGTTGCTTCATTTTCAGCTGTTCTGCTGACATATTTATTAGTGCTGCTGCGATTACTGCCATTAATTTCTCAGTTAAATACTATTCGCAGTAATTTTGCTAGTACCGCTAGTAGTGTAGATACGGTAAACGAGTTTTTGAGCTTAGATCATAAGCCGTTTATGGGCAACGGTAAGCTTCCTTACACCAAGTTACAAAAGGAAATACATTTTAATTCTCTTTCGTTTGCCTACCCTAGTCATGAGAAATTAGTGCTAAAAGATGTGGATTTATATTTACCGCGTGGCACTACCTTAGCACTAGTGGGCGGTTCTGGTGCGGGTAAATCTACTTTGGCAGACCTCTTGCCGAGATTTTATGATCCTATCTCAGGCAGTATCACTATTGATGGCATTGATTTGCGTGAGTTCGATATCATATCCCTGCGTAAGCGAATGGGAATTGTTAGTCAAGATACGTTTCTCTTCAATGATTCTGTAAGGAATAACATTGCCTATGGACGATCGCAGGCTACAGAAGATGAAATTATTACAGCAGCGAAGCAGGCTAATGCCTATGAATTCATTAGCAAATTGCCTCAAGAATTTAATACCTTAATTGGCGATCGCGGCGTGATGTTGTCTGGAGGGCAAAGACAAAGATTAGCGATCGCCCGCGCACTGCTACAAAATCCAGACATTCTGATATTAGATGAAGCTACTAGTGCTTTAGATACTGTTTCCGAACGATTGGTACAAACTGCACTCGATAATCTCAGCCGTGATCGTACAACTTTAGTAATTGCTCACCGCCTTTCCACAGTTCAAAAAGCCGATCAAATTGCCGTATTAGATCAAGGACGTGTCGTAGAAATAGGAACTCATGAAGAACTATTACAGAAGGGTGGTTACTACTCACGCCTGTACTCAATGCAATTTAGCGATCGCCCTAATAAAAACTCGACTGAAGTAAAAATCCTTAAGGCAATACGTCTATACTCAAAAAAATTTGCTGATAGCCCAGAAGCTGTTACCAAACGCAACCAAAGTTTGCTCCGTATCTCTCACGAAATACGAACACAATTAAATTCAATGATTGGGTTCCTACGTTTATTACTTGATGATCTAGTCGATAATTCCCAAGAACGGCAGGAATTAATTGAAGAATCTTACAAATCTGCCTGGAGGATTCTTAATACTATCGATGTTTTTGACGATGTTGTTAATCAGCAAATCAAGGGTAAATTCTTGTCAATTTCTGAGCAAAATCAGAATTTTGCAAGCAGCAATTATGAAACATTTAATCATATATCTGTTGAGTTTCGGACTTGTCTTAATCCCATACTCAGTTCTCTCCGCTCTCTAGCTGACAATTTAATACACGAGATTCCAAAACAAAATCAAATAATTAAAGAAAATTACGAATACGGTATATATTTACTCGATAATTTAGAAAAATTTGAGAATAATATTCTTAGTTAA
- a CDS encoding glycosyltransferase family 4 protein translates to MKNLDLKKHYIFFIGEELPQPEAHLVQSTNAANAAANLGYSTVLVYLQKGLKAIKPANLARPFQPRETPTELVKYYNLHDKLKVVPLPMPWPIDNFRSKFTDSNTIASKYYLPFHILPTTKLVHSRNWNFVKAAIKNGVPAIYEHHHHEDKPFELEIVNNPLLQIAVTVVDSIRETMIANGMPEDKVIRLHNGFNRLFMQRQPEKAAEWRQKLLSNERSYLVVYAGALQQFKGIDVLIDVAIKMPNVQFVCAGGKPPEVEHYQQLTKEKQVQNITFLGYVLHHELASLLQAADILAHPHCSGKAATFTSPLKLFDYFASGTPIVATEIPSLIEFKDTRAIAAWCEPDNSHKFAECLKQVLETHPRKIEGYSDSIEFVKQFSWENRAAKILSYVEESLRPLLIT, encoded by the coding sequence ATGAAAAATCTTGATTTAAAAAAACATTATATTTTTTTCATTGGTGAAGAGTTACCCCAGCCAGAGGCTCATTTAGTACAGTCTACTAATGCAGCTAATGCAGCCGCTAATTTAGGATACTCAACAGTTTTGGTATACCTTCAGAAAGGATTAAAGGCTATTAAACCAGCTAATCTAGCTCGTCCTTTTCAACCTAGAGAAACACCAACAGAACTTGTTAAATATTATAATCTTCATGACAAATTAAAAGTTGTTCCCTTACCAATGCCTTGGCCAATTGACAATTTTCGGAGCAAATTCACCGACTCTAACACTATTGCTAGTAAATATTATTTACCTTTCCATATACTTCCGACTACCAAACTTGTCCATAGTCGCAACTGGAATTTTGTAAAAGCTGCTATTAAAAATGGTGTTCCCGCAATTTATGAACACCATCACCATGAAGATAAACCATTTGAGTTAGAAATTGTCAATAATCCCCTGTTGCAAATTGCTGTCACAGTTGTAGATAGTATCCGCGAAACTATGATTGCAAATGGTATGCCAGAAGATAAAGTGATTAGGCTGCACAATGGTTTCAACCGCTTATTTATGCAAAGACAGCCAGAAAAAGCAGCAGAATGGCGCCAGAAATTGCTCAGTAATGAACGTTCGTATTTAGTAGTATATGCGGGAGCGCTACAACAATTTAAAGGGATTGATGTACTAATTGATGTTGCTATTAAAATGCCAAATGTGCAATTTGTTTGTGCAGGAGGTAAGCCACCAGAAGTCGAACACTATCAGCAATTAACAAAAGAGAAGCAGGTTCAAAATATTACATTTTTGGGCTATGTCTTACATCATGAGTTAGCATCTTTGCTACAAGCAGCAGATATTTTAGCTCATCCCCATTGTTCAGGTAAAGCAGCAACTTTCACATCTCCACTGAAGCTGTTTGATTACTTCGCTTCTGGAACTCCCATTGTAGCCACAGAAATTCCATCATTAATTGAGTTTAAGGATACGCGAGCGATCGCTGCTTGGTGTGAACCAGATAACTCCCACAAATTTGCTGAATGTCTAAAGCAAGTTTTAGAAACTCATCCCAGAAAAATAGAGGGTTATTCAGATAGTATCGAGTTTGTCAAGCAATTTTCTTGGGAAAATCGAGCAGCAAAAATTCTCAGTTACGTTGAGGAATCTCTACGTCCCTTACTTATTACATAA